TCCTTGCCATGAAGGGCCACTTGGAAAAGGCCAAGCGCTCCTTCGCGGTGATGAACGGTTTGTCAAAGGATCATCCGTTCGTTGAGGAGCGGGTCGCGTCCTTCGTTCAAGTCAGTATGAAGTCTGACGACATTGAGCATTCCGGTGACAGATGGGAGTTCATCAGAGGTAATCCTCGTCTAGGTCTCCGTCTATTTATTGGTGTGACTGTTATGGCTCTACAGATGTTGTCTGGTGTGAACTACTTTTTCTACTACGGGACAACATTGTTCAGATTTGTGGGTATTGAAGATGCCTATGTCACGTCTATCATCATTGGCTGCGTTGACTTGCTGGGTACCTTTATTGGTGTTTACATCGTCGAAAGACTTGGCCGGAAGATCTGCTTGTTATCCGGTGCAACAGGTATGTTCATCTGTATGACAGTCTACGCGTGTCTTGGTTCTTTTGCTTTGAAAGATGATTCGAACAACAAGACAGTAGGTGCAGTGATGATCTTCTTCACCTGTGTTTTCGTTATGTTCTTTGCTGCTACCTCTGGGCCAGTATCCATGGTGGTAATGTCTGAAATCTTCCCCATCAGGACGAAGGTTATGTCTATGGCTATCTGTACCTCCGTGAACTGGTTGGTCAACTTTTTGATTGCATTTGTGACGCCAGATGTCACTGATGCAATTAATTATCGTTTCGGGTTTGTCTTCTCCGGCTGCCTATTATTCTCGATAGTGTTTTTCATCTACTTGGTCCCTGAGACCAAGGGGTTGACACATGAACAGGTGGATGCCATTTACGAGAAAACCCATGACTAATAATGATAATGCCCGGTAGATAATACCACTAGAATATACTTATGCTGAACTACGGTTCATGTCCCTAATAAATTACTAAATTAAGTATTAAGTTGATAGATATAAAATGAATAAAGCATTCCTAAAGCCTACATATTATCCACCGGGTATCTTATCTATAGTAATTGGGCAGTAACCCAATCTTTAAAGTTCTTTTCGCATGAATTTAGTTCATCTGAAGAGTTGACTAAGGAACGTAGTTTGTCAATGCATAGTTCTTGAATTGACTCATCGTCCAGTTGCTGGTCAAGATTCTCTGCACGTAGGATACTTGCCCATTCTTGCAAAAGGTTCTTTAGCACCTCAGAGCCCTTAGCGATGTGCTCTGGCGAACATTTTAACTTTTTTAGGCATTCCGTCTCCTCCTTGATATCATCTAACTCCGTAGCCTTCCGTTTCGCCATTTTGACAATCTTACTCGGAAATTGGACAACTTCCGCCACATGGATACCAAACGATTGGTCAGAGATACCGGGCTCAACCTTGTACAACAGCGTTATGTCATCCGATTTATGGGACTTCTCTTCAACATGTGCGACCACATGAAGATTGGTGACATTAGGGCAGTCATCAGCCAAGGCAGTCAATTCGTGAAAATGTGTTGCAAAAAGCGCAAAGCACCCAATGTTTTTCGCAATGTGCTCCGATATTGACCATGCGAGGCCAAAGCCATCATATGTACTTGTTCCACGTCCCAACTCATCAATAATGATCAGAGAATTCTTGGTAGCATTCCGGAGAATAGAGGCGGTTTCCAACATTTCCGCCATAAAAGTCGACACACCCTTTAGTTGAGAATCACCCGCCCCTACACGACAGAGGATCGCGTCTACTATCGTAATCTCAGCTGCATCGCAAGGTACAAAACATCCTATTTGTGCTAATAGGCAAATGACACCTACCTGCCTGATATATGTGGATTTACCGCCCATATTAGGCCCGGTAATAATTGCAAATCCACTAGAATCGGCTTCTAGTACGACATCATTCGAGATAAATGTGACTTCATCTTGAGCTTCAACCAATGGATGCCGGGAGGCAAGCAGTTCCATTTTCCTCTGCCCCGCATGCATATCATACATAACTGGCCTCACGTATGGAATTGGAGCGTAACTCGATACATGAGCAAATGAGCATAAGACATCCAAGTTGGCTAATACCAGAGAAAGCTTCTCAAGAACAGGGGAATAAGACAGTGTAATAGTAACAATTTCCTTTACCAATGCTGATTGTTTCCTGTCGTAATCTTGCTGCAATGTTCCAATTTCATCGGATAACAACTTTAATTCCTTGGTACTGAAATAAATACCCGCTTTAACCGTGGACAACTCAAGGTACTTCTTGTGCTGCCTCAAAGCCTTCGCATCATTTCGCGTAAGTCTCATGCACCATCCGTGAACATGATGATTCTCCAGCTTTAGTTTCTTCTCTGGATCAAAACCAAGATCATCTGAAGTATCTAAGTGGATAGTTCTAATCTTATCCTTAAGATCAACAAGTTCAGTTCTTATGCGAGCAAGCTCATCGTTAAATTCTACCTTGATCATAAACTCGTTTGTTTCTTCATATGCCTCCAAATCAACAGTAGTTTCAACCATCTCTTGAAATTTGTGCAAAGGCTCTACATGTTCATTCAGCGGGTTATACCATGTCTCAAGAACCAAATCCTTAACATGTGATCCCTCAGACAAGGCGTCCAAATTTTCCTTCAAAACACCATTAATCTCAGGAATGCGCTGCGCAAATTGATAGACCTTCAAAACATCTTCCAAGGACCCATTGCGGTTGAGCTTTTTCGTTAAGCGCCGAACATCAGGAACAAGCGGGAGATAGTCGTCGCGGAGAATAGATCTCAGCTCCAACTGGTCAACCAGGTAGTCAACCAAATTGTGACGCTTTTCTATCGAACCTTTGTCGCTAAGTGGTTGCTTCAGCCATTCATTTAGCAGCCTAACGCCGGCATTAGTTTTGCATTTGTTCAGAAGTTGCAAAAGGCTTGTAATCTTGCCATTTCCACCAAACTTCCCTGAGGTGGCCATACCTGACTGTGTACTAGGCCCTTGCGGAAATATACTCAGTGCCTTGACGGCAGATGCATCCAACTTCATAAACTCGGATAGAGAATACTCAACAATCTGATAGGATCCTTCGTTACCAGCATTATTTAAAAGCTGTTGGTATCCAATTAGGGCGTTACAGGAAGCCAATGCTAACTTGGAAAAACGCGGCAGCGATGTGGCCAGCTCGTCTCCACAGAGTTTAGCGAGGTCCGCTTCTACGTCCTTGTTGTTGAACTCAGAGTTCTTGACAAACGTAACCACGCAGCCGCACCGTTCAATAACACCGGTTACCTTCTTGAGCTCTGCGCTGAACGACTCGTTATTCCTCAAGTCTGGCAGCAGACATTCTTTCACCCCCAGCTGGATGAGAAAACTCTCGAAGTTCGAGTAGACCTCGTTATCCACAATGTCTAACATCCCGATCTTGTACGAATTGCTGTCTACGTACGAGACACCGAGCACACAAAAGCCATCCGATGCGTTGAACTGAAACTTGACGCTGGCCAACACCACCGACGAATCAACCGACACGTTCATCAAGTCATCAACTTGGTCGATATTTCCGGGGGATGCTGACTTCAACAATTTCCAGCTGCGGTCATATATCTCCACCTTAAACCCCTGTTCAAGCAGTGCCATCTTCAAAAGCGAAGCAATAACCTGCGGCGACATCGTAACGTACTTCGTAGgctccgccagctgctTCGCGACAGCAGCGTCCACCCGGAAGTCCTTGAGCACTGCTTGCGTGTGGTAGACATTTTCCGCCACAAATATAGCGTCCTGTCCCAGGATGGTATAGTATTCGCCCCGGTCCACGATCCGGATCGTCTGAGATGGCTTGGGGGGAAGACTAGCAAAGCGTCTATAGAAGCCCCGTTCCTCAGAAGCGTCTGAAAATTTTAATTCTGGCCTCACTGACGACATCTGATACTctttgacctcaaatcTGGCCTTCTTATAGCTATATCCGTGCTTGGCACTTTCGTGATCGAGTGTTTTGCAATTGGTCAAGGACGCGTCGATTCAAATTTCAACTACACGAATTTGAACATTTATGGGCATCGCGATACAGGCAGACACCACCGTACAAGTAAGTTCAGTAAGAGGAGACTATATTCATATTACTATCTAAACGAATTCCAATAAGCTAGCACTATTTATTGCTTCTTACCTAATTTCTTTTCCAATCTAGATATTTTCGCCTGGATTTGCCTCTGCGTCTCTTCCAACAAGCGTACTTGGCTGCGCTTTTTCTCAAGCTTATCCTTTAGGTCGCTCGACTCCTGCAAAATCTGGTCGATGTATTTATTCTTGTCCTCGTCGTCTGTTCTCAAGCTTCTAAGCTGCTGAGTTAAGAATTTGTTAGCGCGCTGACCTTCAATGAACTTGTTGGTGACCATGTGCAAGAGCTGCTTTAGGATACCCTGGTACATTTCAGTTATCAGCTGGTTTTCGCGCTGAGCATTATCGAGAAATGCTGTAGTGTTGCTGGCTGGGTCTTCCTCGGAAGCTACAGGAAGCTCCTTATCCCACATTTTAGTCTTGCTAAACTTGTCGATGAGTCCCTGTACGTTCTTGACGTCCTGCTCGGCGATGATTGGGCGGAAGTTGACAAGAAACTGGAGCGCGAATTGGAGAGACTCGTTCTTATAGCATTCAATGTaggatatatatttcttGAACGTTTGGGATTCATTTTTCATGTCCAAGAGCTTGTTTCTCTCGCGTTGGCAATCACGCCGGAGCTGTTGATTGGCACGGACTGCCTTGTCCAGAGCCTCCGATTTAGTTTTGAGCGAAACTTCTAACTGAGCATTTTCGTCTTTGAGCTTTCTTTCTGCATTCTCATTAGCGGTGAGTGCCGCTACTGCACCGTGGAACTTTTCTTCGAGTGCCTTCTTTTCAGCCTCTATGCGCGAATAGTCGAACTGCATGTTCTTCCATTTCCCAACGAGGGCGTCGTACTCCCCTTGAACTTTGAGATACTTCTCCGTGCATGCGTTCCGGTTTTGAGTAGATTGTGCGCACTCCTGTCGAAGCTCTGAGCGCTCGCGTTCCCACTCCGTGCACATTCTTGAGATATCATCGTTCTTCGAGGATAGGGCACGTTGAACGCGCTCAAGCTCTTGCTCGAGGCGCTGGGTGTCCTGGTTTCCTGAAGAGACTTGTTCGGACAAACGGAGTAATTCCTCCTTCTTAGTATTTAGTTCGCCAAGAATGTGCGAAATTTTGTCCCGGAGCTCGACCACTTCATTCTGCATCGCCAAACGTGCCTCTCGATCCGTAGCACTTTTCTCCTCAGCTGCCTTGCAGCATGACTCGAGCTTTTTGACCTGTTCAACCTTTTGTGCGGTTAACAATAGCGCGTAGTCCAGTATTTCCACCAAAGAGTCCCTGAAGCGAATCCGGCCGGAGTCACCGTTGAGTAATTGAATGATTTCGTTAAATTTCCCAAATGTAACAGAATTATGGTCTACTTGCCATAGGTCAATAGTTTTGTTCTTGGTGTTTGGACTTTCATAAATGAAGTTGTAAATCATGGAGTTCGAGTGTGGTTCCTCTGGCATAGGTGTGATAGGGTCTGGTTTCGGGATATCCACCTTTAGAAGACTCTGCCGTATCGTGTCACTAATTTTGCTGATATCATGTTGCCTGATAGTGTCGTGCTGTCTGACAGTGTCGTACTTGGCATCATACTTGTCATCGTACTTGGCATCTACCCTCGATGGCTCATGTGAGGCAAACCCTTCCTGGTTCTCTTTAACGGCCTCTAGTCTTGGATTTACGCCCGCTTCTATGTCTGCATATGGACCCTCCGGCGCTCCAGTTAGCTCTGGGACTGCGGCGCTGTTGACCGACCGTTGTGGCGTTACCAACTCATCCACAAATTTCACCTTCAATTTTTTGGATTGTTCCTCGATTGAGCTCACATCACTTTCGTCCTCTTCCTGAACGGCATCCTCTTCGTCTGCATCCTGGCCTGCCGAACCCGCATCTGGATACAAATCTTTGATGTCGATTCGAGTCAACTTTGCATAATTGACCTCATTCTTCTTTACGCTTAATTCGTAATCCGTCGCGTATGCGTCTGCATCATGGTCCAATACATCAATCTTACCGATATCAGTGGTATCAAACGAGGGTTCTTTTTCCCATTCATTTTCATCGCAGTCGCGTTCAAGATCTGGCTCTGGCTCGGTTACAGTGCCGTCTTTGCGATGAAAATGCCTTCCTCTCCACTTCCTCCAGGACTTAAGTTCAGCTGTGTGTTTTTTTTTGGCATTctctgctgctgctgctgcttctgCCGACTTATATTCCTCTGTGTCGTTATCTCCTCCGGGGCCTGCAGCGGGATCCCGTCGAAAAAAGGATGAGATACTTTTGCGGAAGGACGTCAATACTATTGGATGCGCCTCTGTAGTCTTGATATCTTCAGCGACTCCGGAAGATTTAGCTCTGCCTGCAAACCATGCCGCACTCCGTTTCTCCGATATACTTGTCGGTATGCTGAGGACCTTGGAGCTCTCCATATGTTCCAACTGTTCGCTGCTGGAAAAGGAGCCTGATTCCTCATCGCTGGTAGTGATCTCTGAATCTTCATGTATAGTATAATTCGAAAGATTGAATGGGTTCAAGGTGGGGTCCTTTATTTTAGCACTTATCGGCTTGGACTGTTCCAGCAACGACATCGTCCTGGATTCGAGCTGTTTGGCTGCGTTCAATGAATTGAAAAGAGATAACTCGTAAATAAGAAAACTTGAGGGCCGCAAAATAGCAAGCGCATTAATTAGTGTCTGCTGTTTTATGTTCTTCCTTACTTTTATTTTTTGTGTTAAACGGTAAAGTGTCAGAGGTTTATGTGTCTTGTAAGTGCGTCGTTACACGAATAGCGAGAAAATATGCGAGATGTCGGACCATAGCCCCTGTACGGGACGGAACTACAAGATGTTTTTACCAGCAGCGGGCTCGCCTCTGTCGAGCACATGCATTGCATAAAATGACTCTATGACTGGCAGTGTGACGACTTAAGTGCCACCCGAGGGTTGAACATAGAACGATATTTCATAAAACCGGCAATATATTGCTTAACTTGCATAACTAAGTCCAAAAATGATTAAGTAGCCGCATCTTCGAATGTATCATGCGTGATCCGCGTGGCGGCCTCCTTTTCATTAGCCCCCCCGTAGATGAAGAATTGTCCGAAGATAAGTAGGTCCATTAATAAAGTACCGATACTCCCCAGTAACCAAGATGCGTTAACAAGTAGGTAGCGGGGCTGCAATGAGATGCTCAACACAGATATGATGAATGTGGTGTTGCCTAGGCATGCGAACAGAAAGAAGAGGAAGGAGATACCTTCACAAGAC
This is a stretch of genomic DNA from Eremothecium gossypii ATCC 10895 chromosome VI, complete sequence. It encodes these proteins:
- a CDS encoding AFR604Cp (Syntenic homolog of Saccharomyces cerevisiae YOL091W (SPO21)), yielding MSLLEQSKPISAKIKDPTLNPFNLSNYTIHEDSEITTSDEESGSFSSSEQLEHMESSKVLSIPTSISEKRSAAWFAGRAKSSGVAEDIKTTEAHPIVLTSFRKSISSFFRRDPAAGPGGDNDTEEYKSAEAAAAAENAKKKHTAELKSWRKWRGRHFHRKDGTVTEPEPDLERDCDENEWEKEPSFDTTDIGKIDVLDHDADAYATDYELSVKKNEVNYAKLTRIDIKDLYPDAGSAGQDADEEDAVQEEDESDVSSIEEQSKKLKVKFVDELVTPQRSVNSAAVPELTGAPEGPYADIEAGVNPRLEAVKENQEGFASHEPSRVDAKYDDKYDAKYDTVRQHDTIRQHDISKISDTIRQSLLKVDIPKPDPITPMPEEPHSNSMIYNFIYESPNTKNKTIDLWQVDHNSVTFGKFNEIIQLLNGDSGRIRFRDSLVEILDYALLLTAQKVEQVKKLESCCKAAEEKSATDREARLAMQNEVVELRDKISHILGELNTKKEELLRLSEQVSSGNQDTQRLEQELERVQRALSSKNDDISRMCTEWERERSELRQECAQSTQNRNACTEKYLKVQGEYDALVGKWKNMQFDYSRIEAEKKALEEKFHGAVAALTANENAERKLKDENAQLEVSLKTKSEALDKAVRANQQLRRDCQRERNKLLDMKNESQTFKKYISYIECYKNESLQFALQFLVNFRPIIAEQDVKNVQGLIDKFSKTKMWDKELPVASEEDPASNTTAFLDNAQRENQLITEMYQGILKQLLHMVTNKFIEGQRANKFLTQQLRSLRTDDEDKNKYIDQILQESSDLKDKLEKKRSQVRLLEETQRQIQAKISRLEKKLGKKQ
- the MSH2 gene encoding mismatch repair ATPase MSH2 (Syntenic homolog of Saccharomyces cerevisiae YOL090W (MSH2)); amino-acid sequence: MSSVRPELKFSDASEERGFYRRFASLPPKPSQTIRIVDRGEYYTILGQDAIFVAENVYHTQAVLKDFRVDAAVAKQLAEPTKYVTMSPQVIASLLKMALLEQGFKVEIYDRSWKLLKSASPGNIDQVDDLMNVSVDSSVVLASVKFQFNASDGFCVLGVSYVDSNSYKIGMLDIVDNEVYSNFESFLIQLGVKECLLPDLRNNESFSAELKKVTGVIERCGCVVTFVKNSEFNNKDVEADLAKLCGDELATSLPRFSKLALASCNALIGYQQLLNNAGNEGSYQIVEYSLSEFMKLDASAVKALSIFPQGPSTQSGMATSGKFGGNGKITSLLQLLNKCKTNAGVRLLNEWLKQPLSDKGSIEKRHNLVDYLVDQLELRSILRDDYLPLVPDVRRLTKKLNRNGSLEDVLKVYQFAQRIPEINGVLKENLDALSEGSHVKDLVLETWYNPLNEHVEPLHKFQEMVETTVDLEAYEETNEFMIKVEFNDELARIRTELVDLKDKIRTIHLDTSDDLGFDPEKKLKLENHHVHGWCMRLTRNDAKALRQHKKYLELSTVKAGIYFSTKELKLLSDEIGTLQQDYDRKQSALVKEIVTITLSYSPVLEKLSLVLANLDVLCSFAHVSSYAPIPYVRPVMYDMHAGQRKMELLASRHPLVEAQDEVTFISNDVVLEADSSGFAIITGPNMGGKSTYIRQVGVICLLAQIGCFVPCDAAEITIVDAILCRVGAGDSQLKGVSTFMAEMLETASILRNATKNSLIIIDELGRGTSTYDGFGLAWSISEHIAKNIGCFALFATHFHELTALADDCPNVTNLHVVAHVEEKSHKSDDITLLYKVEPGISDQSFGIHVAEVVQFPSKIVKMAKRKATELDDIKEETECLKKLKCSPEHIAKGSEVLKNLLQEWASILRAENLDQQLDDESIQELCIDKLRSLVNSSDELNSCEKNFKDWVTAQLL